From the Cryptomeria japonica chromosome 2, Sugi_1.0, whole genome shotgun sequence genome, one window contains:
- the LOC131056088 gene encoding auxin transporter-like protein 1 has protein sequence MGDRKIEAMETELPTGNGKASEGGVELDSIQRSELQVQVQGSAMPQKDWNMRQAWNALVWHGGSVFDAWLNAVSAQVGSVILTLPYTLSQMGYGLGIGFQILYGAFGCWTVYLLSLLYAEASARTRATGLLHQKHILQYHEVIGIVAGKWLGRIVFGFNMTALTFACVLQLIACSSDVYYMNSAWNKREWLYLFGFLAIPTVMLPSLHNFRLVSILGIATTTLTSAYMTVASVQHGQIENVKHQGPKSMVQFFSGATNILFSFGSHGLCIELMEAMWKPRNYKYAYVTAVLYTYLLTVPDSVSVYWAYGDTLLHNANAFGVLPHSKMKNVAIIAMILHQYVALMLNVNPLFLAWEKTVGIHTSKGFAVKALVRIPVILVIWFLALAIPFFGPINSVMGAFLISFSVYIIPSIAFMRAYIKRDIEEMKSENMRQKGKVVFGISAAVATWVFVVGFGFGGWASMTNFSKQVHTFGLFQKCYQCPPKS, from the exons ATGGGAGATAGAAAGATTGAGGCCATGGAAACAGAGCTACCAACAGGCAATGGAAAGGCCTCAGAAGGTGGTGTAGAATTAGATTCAATACAGAGAAGTGAACTGCAGGTACAGGTGCAGGGATCTGCAATGCCACAGAAAGATTGGAACATGAGGCAGGCTTGGAATGCTCTTGTATGGCATGGAGGTTCTGTTTTTGATGCCTGGCTCAATGCTGTTTCTGCTCAG GTTGGGTCAGTGATTTTGACTCTGCCATACACTCTGTCTCAAATGGGTTATGGTTTGGGCATCGGATTCCAGATTCTTTATGGTGCCTTTGGATGTTGGACTGTTTATCTACTTAGTTTACTGTATGCAGAGGCTTCTGCTCGAACTAGGGCAACTGGATTACTTCACCAAAAACACATACTTCAG TACCATGAAGTAATAGGTATAGTAGCTGGGAAGTGGCTTGGACGCATCGTATTTGGGTTCAATATGACAGCCCTTACTTTTGCCTGTGTCCTGCAATTGATAGCATGCTCCAG TGATGTGTATTACATGAACTCTGCCTGGAACAAGCGAGAATGGCTTTATTTATTTGGGTTTTTGGCAATCCCCACTGTTATGTTACCATCTCTTCATAATTTCCGTCTGGTGTCAATTCTGGGAATTGCCACAACCACACTGACATCAGCTTACATGACAGTTGCTTCTGTTCAACATGGCCAG ATTGAGAATGTAAAACATCAAGGTCCAAAGAGCATGGTGCAATTTTTCTCAGGAGCTACCAATATTCTATTCTCTTTTGGCAGCCATGGATTGTGCAT AGAGCTGATGGAGGCCATGTGGAAGCCTAGGAATTACAAATATGCTTATGTGACTGCAGTGTTGTATACCTATTTGCTGACAGTTCCTGATTCAGTTTCTGTTTACTGGGCCTATGGAGACACACTCTTGCACAACGCCAATGCATTTGGAGTCTTACCCCACTCCAAGATGAAAAATGTTGCTATCATCGCCATGATTCTACATCAG TATGTGGCGTTGATGTTGAATGTAAATCCATTGTTTCTGGCATGGGAAAAAACAGTGGGTATTCACACATCAAAAGGATTTGCTGTGAAGGCATTAGTGAGGATACCAGTGATACTGGTCATATGGTTCTTAGCCCTGGCTATTCCATTTTTTGGTCCTATCAACTCGGTGATGGGGGCTTTCCTCATTTCATTTTCTGTTTACATTATACCCAGCATTGCCTTCATGCGGGCCTACATCAAGCGAGATATTGAAGAG atgaaaagtgaaaatatGCGACAAAAAGGGAAGGTGGTATTTGGAATAAGTGCAGCTGTGGCAACTTGGGTTTTTGTAGTTGGTTTTGGATTTGGAGGTTGGGCAAGTATGACAAACTTTTCAAAACAAGTTCATacttttggattatttcaaaaatGCTATCAATGCCCACCAAAGTCATAA